The DNA segment GAGAAATCAGGCAGTTACATTTATATTGGTATTGGGGTATATTGCCACTACTATTTTTTATCTCAAAGGGAAGCATTTTGGAGTGTGGGACTTTATCACCTTTAATACTCCCTTGGCCTATTCATCGTATGTTGGTTTTACAAACATTTCTCAGTTAGTTTTAATTAGGGGAGGCTATTTTTTAATGGGCCTTTCATTTATTCTGTTAACAATTTTTAAGTTGCCTCGTTTATCCCAGACTAAGCTGGGTAGTAAAGTAATGATATTTCCTGCTATTATTATTATGCTATTAGCGCTTTCAGGTTTTGCTTATCACGTGATTCAAAATGTGCATAATGAATCATTAATAGAACAGCAGGCACAACAAGAAAAAGCACTTCCGATTAATGCTGGTTATGAAATCTCTAATTATGATATAGTATTAGCACATCAAGGAAACAAAATAACCGGAGATGTCTCTTTTAATGTAGTTAATACAGCTCAAAATAAAGTTATTAAACAATTACAGTTTTTCTTTAATAATGGACTTAAAGTAAATGAAGTTTTGGTTAATGGGAGCCAAGCAAGCTTTTCTCAGAAATTAAATTTTTTATATGTTCATGGTATAAAAACACCAGAAAAAATATTTTCGCTTAAAGTTTCCTTTAGTGGCACACCCAATGATAAGTTGGCTTATTTCGACTTAAGTAGAGAGGAACGAGAAGGTCTGCATCGCTATGATCCATTGGTCGCCGGTAAAAAAAGTTGCTTTTCAACCTCCGGTTATTTATTATTAACCAAAGAGAGTTTCTGGTATCCGGTAGTCGCTGAACGAAATGCTTTCAGAATACAAAAATTCTTCACTTATAACTTGAAGATAAAATCATCCAGCGGGCTTCATTTTATATCGCAGGGAAAAAAAACGGAAAAAGACGGGTGGACCTATTTTAAGGGAGATAAACCCTATACTAAAGTCAGCCTGATTGGAGGTCCTTATCTTACCAAATCAGTGGAAGTAGATAGTGTTCAATTTGCTGTTTCGGTGCGTAATGATGGCTTCTTCTTTGAAAAGTATTTTGAAAATTTAGGAGATACCCTACCTTCACTAATTCAGGAAATAAAACAAGATTACGAAAGAAAGTTAGGGGTGAAATATCCTTATAAACGATTGTCGCTGGTAGAAATTCCCTTACATTTTTATGCACATTTTAGAGGTTGGTCTATAAGTAATGACAATACACAACCAGAAATGATATTTGTACCCGAAGTGGGAGCAGGAATAAGAGACTTTAACTTATCCAGTAGGGTTCAGAGCGAGCAGCAAAGAGCCAAGCGCGATAATAAAGAGCTATTGGATAAGGAAATGGAAACAAATGTTTTTATGAACTTAATCGGAAATACTTTTGCTCAACCTGTTCAGGGGAGACGTTTTTTTAGGAGCGAAAGCAATGTGGGAAGAACCTTAGATAGCTGGAGTGCTTATTCTGTTTTTCCTTTGTATTATAATTATGTGTATAGCTTAAATGAAGATGATCTTCCTTTTTTAAATATGTGTTTGGAATCATATATGCTGAATCGGGTGCATGATTCTAATGGTCGTTTCGGTAGGATGAGTTCTACCGATAAATCTATCTTATTCTTAAATAAAAACAAGGGAAGTTTAAAAGAATTGGCAGATAAGGAAGACTTGGAAATTAGTATTGCTGATATAATGGTTACAGTCGGGAATAATCAGTTTGCCATAGCTCAATCCAGAGTTGGAGTAGATAATTTTAGTATTTATATAGATAGTTTGCTAAGGACACACCAAATGCAACTTATAGGGCAAGCGTCAGTTAATAAGTTGATTACAGGAGATGATGGAGCCGAAAGTACTATCAATACCAATGCCAATGTGGAATTACCTTCTTTTTTGTTTGGAAAAAGTCAAGCTTATGAATTTATTGATGGTAATAGAAAAAGATATTATGTAAGTATAGAAGTGGCCAATAAAGGTGAAACGAACGGCATTATAAAAGCCTCTTTACAGGGAGGTAGAGGCGGCAGAGGAGGCAGAGGCGGTGGAGGTCGTAGAGGAATGTCCACTAGCTTTGAGGAAATTTACCTGATTGAAAAAGGAGAGAATGTAAGAATAGGTATTGTTGTAGACAATGCGCCACGCATGATGTCTATCCATACTTACCTGTCCAAAAATGTTCCCTCGGATACTCGTTTTCCAGTGGCTGATTTTAAAGAAGCTCCGGTTGGTTTTCAGGCGCATGTGGGTAAAATGCCCTTGGATAAAGAGGTATCAATTATTCAAGCCAACGAAACGATAGTGGATAACGAAGATGAAGGGTTTTCGGTAGTGAATACATCGGGCAGAAAAACGCTTAAAGAGGTCATCCTCACAATGCAGGATGAAGAAAATGTTGAAAATGGTTCAGAATACAAAACATTATCTTTTTATCGTCCGGCCACCAGATGGACACCAGTGTTAAATTCTATGTCTTTTGGTGAGTTTACCAAATCTGTATATTATAAAAAAGCAGGGGATGGAAATGCTGTCGCCCAGTTTAAGGCAAAACTGGATGTTACAGGACGGTATAATGTTTATGCGATGATCCCTTCTCAACGATTGGGTAATTTCCGTGGTCGTGATCCTAAGGATGCAAGCTATATCTTTACGGTACACCATGATGATGGTGAGGATTTGGTAGAAGTGCCTATTGATCAGGATGAATCAGAATGGGCGTTCCTTGGAGAATATTATTTTTCGGAAGGGGAGGCCATCGTTGAATTATCTGATAAAACAACCAAAAGAGTGGTGATTGCCGATGCTGTTAAATGGGTTAAACTTTAAAAAATTACAACTTAAATTATATGTGCCACAACAAACTTAGAATAACGCTTGTATTATCCGGATTGCTTTGTGCTTCAGGAATCTTTTCGCAACGGATACTCTCATTGCAACAAGCTATCGAGCAAGCTATGAAATCAAGTCCGCTTATTCAGTCTTCTAGATTGTCGCTAACGCAAAGCGAAGAAAACCTGAAGGCCCAGCGGGCTGCCCTGAAATCTAATTTTAGTTTAAATGTAAATCCGTTGGACTATACCCATGAGCGATTGTTTAGTGATCAGTTCTCGGAATGGTATACTGTGGAAAGTTATAGTAGCCTAGGTAATTTAAATATATCACAGCCTATTTTATGGACAGATGGTGTATTGTCATTAAATAATACCCTGCAGTACCGAGACAATTCAAGTACAAGTGGTTTTGCTTCGGGGGGTGGATTAAAAGGATTTAGCAATAGTTTGGATTTAACATTGGAACAGCCTCTTTTTACCTACAATAGAACCAAAGTTGAACTGCAGGAGTTGGAGTTGAGCTATGAAAATGCAGCAATGAGTTATGCGTTGCAAGAGTTAAGTGTAGAAAATTCTGTGACACAATCTTTTTATAAGGTTTATCAGTCGCAAATGGCACTTAATATCTCGCGCGAAGAGTACGAAAATCGTAAACAAAGTTATGAGATTATTAAAAATAAAGTGGAAGGTGGATTAACAGCCAAAGAAGAGCTGTATCAGGCAGAACTAGATTTAATGACCAGCGAGTCTACGATGAAAGACAATGAGGTGACCTTTGAAAATGACAAAGATAATTTTAAGCAGATGTTGGGGATTGATCTGGAAGAAGAGATTATGGTATTGGCTGATATATCTGTGGTACCTGTTGATGTGGAACTTGATGCTGCCATCCAACACGGATTGACAAATAGAATGGAGCTTAGACAACGTGAAATAGCTATTGAAAACGGACAGTTTGATTTAATTAGAACAAATGCATTAAATGAGTTTAAAGGTGACCTGACTTTGAAGTTTGGTTTGTTTGGCGAAAATGAAGATGTACATAATGTATTTGAAGATCCTACCAATAGTCAAAATATATCGGTAGGATTAACCATTCCACTGTGGGATTGGGGTGAGAAGAAAGCACGCCTTAAAGCTGCACAAGCTGCTTTGGAAATGAAACACAATGATTTGAGAGATGAAGAGATCGATATTAAGTTGACGATACGACAAGTATTTAGAAGTCTGGAAAATAATTTACGTCAAATAGAGATAGCCCGTAAAAACTTGGAAAATGCACAGTTGACCTATGAGATAAATCTTGAAAAATATAAAAATGGCGATTTAACAAGTATGGATTTGAATTTGGTGCAAAATCAGCTAACAAGCAAAAAGAACCAACTCACCAATTCTATTATTAGCTACAAATTGGAGCTGCTGAATATGAAAATTCAAAGTATGTACGATTTCGAAAATAATGTTCCTGTAACACCTCAATTCACAAAGAAATAATTCTATAACTATGTTTAATAAGTATATTCCAATAGCATTTTTAGGCCTAGTCATGATGGCCTGCAACGACCAACAAAATAAATTCTCAGCTGATATTGCCATTCCGGTTACGGTGGAAGAAGTAAAACTAGATAATATTCAGGAGGTGTTTACTGCTACAGGAACCATTATGTCGGAGTATGAAACCACGGTGACCAGTGAGGCATCCGGAGAATATTACTTACAAGTGAATCCGCGTACTGGTGAGTATTATAAAATGGGTGATCAGATAAAAAAAGGAGAGATAATTATTAAAATTAAAGACCTGGAGTACGAGAATGAGGTTAACCTGGAAGGTGCGAAAATAGATTTGGATATTTCGGAGATGGAATATGAAAAGCAAAAAGCTTTGTACGAAAAAGGAGGTGTAACCTTACGTGAATTAGTGACTGGTGAAAAACAGCTGGTAACAGCCAAAAAAACCTACGAAAATGCCATTATACAATTGAATAAAATGAAAGTGACCGCTCCTTTTGATGGGGTTATAACCGATTTGCCCTATTTCTCGCAAGGGGTTGAAATAGAACAAGGTGAAGATGTTTTGCAGCTGATGAGTTATAAGGAGATGGTGATGGATTTAATGTTACCTGAAAGTCAAATTACCAAGGTGTCGCTCAAACAAAAAGCATGGATCACCAATTATGCTTTACCTGAAGATACCATTATAGGGATGCTCAGTGAAATATCTCCGGCGATTGATGTGGATTCCAGAACTTTTAAAGGAAGGTTAGTCATTGATAATAGGGAGGCTAAACTTCGTCCAGGCATGTTTGTGAAAGCCGATATAATTGTGGATAAAAAAGATAGTGTGGTGGTTATATCCAAAGACGCTATTGTGGTCAGAACTGATGGCAAAGCGGTGTTTGTTACACGCGGAGAAACAGCCAGAGAAGTTAAAATAAATACCGGCATGGAAAATAACGGAAGAGTAGAGGTTCTGGATGGATTAAAACCAGAAGATCGATTAATTATCAAAGGCTTTGAAACGCTGAAAGATCGTTCTAAGATTAAGGTGCTTAATAAATAAGTTAATAAAATTAAATGACGAAATAGTATATTCTCACTTCATATGAGTCTTTTTGTCGTTCAGCTAATATCTGTTTAATGAAAAAGCTTGCACAGTTTTCTGTTAATTATCCCGTTACGGTAGCCATGATCGTTCTAGGCATCGTATTATTGGGATTTATATCCTTTTCTCGTTTAGGAACGGATTTGTTTCCTGACTTGAATAATCCACGTATTGTGGTTGAAATTGAGGCGGGAGAACGTCCTCCGGAAGAAATCGAGAAACAATTTATAGAACCCATGGAAGGTACAATCATTCGACAAAGTGGAGTGACCAATGTGGGTTCATTGAGCAAAGTAGGATCTGCTCAAATTACCGTTGAGTATAATTGGGATCAGGACATGGACGAGGCCTTTTTGGATTTACAAAAGGCGTTGACCAGTTATAGCCAGGACGAAGATATCGAAGAATTGAATATCTACCGAAACGATCCCAATGCTTCACCTGTGATGCTTGCCGCCGTTTCAAACCCGGATATTACTGATATGGACGAATTGAGAAAAGTAGCCCAAAATTATATCCGAAACGAGCTTATTAGAGTGGATGGTATTGCTGATGTACGTTTATCTGGGGATGAAACCAAAGAGATCCTTATCGAAACAGATCCTTATATCTTGGAGTCGCATAACATTAGCTCTTCTACGATCGTTACCAAAATTGAAAATTATAACCGAAATGTTTCCGGAGGTTCCATTGAAGATCTGGGACAAAAATATATTATCAAGGGTGTAAGTATTTATCAATCACCACAGGATTTGGGTAACCTGGTTGTGGGACAAACTTTGGTGAGTGACGAAAGTGGTCAGTCTAAAGAAGTGCCTTTGTTGTTGAAAGATGTGGCAACGGTTTCCTATAAAAATCAGGATCCGCTAAATATTGTTCGTTTGGATGGTAAACGTTGTATCGGATTATCTATTTATAAAGAAACAAAATATAATACGGTTGCGGCTGTTGATGCTCTTAATGAAGGTTTTGAGAAGGTGAAAAAGGCCTTACCTGGCTATGAAATTACTATTATCAAAAATCAGGGTAAGTTTATCAACGATGCCATCGGTGAGGTCAAAGACAGTGCCCTGATTGGTGTTGTGTTTGCTGTTTTGGTACTGTTTTTATTCCTTCGCAGAATTGGAACAACACTGGTGGTGAGTGCCGCCATCCCTATCTCTATTATTGCAACATTTAATTTAATGTACTTCAATGGATTAACATTAAATATAATGACACTTGGGGGACTGGCCCTGGGAGCTGGTATGTTGGTGGATAATGCTATAATTGTGGTGGAGAATATTTTTAGTCTGCTCGAAAAAGGTAGGTCATTGCGTGAAGCCGCTGTTGAAGGAACCGCCAAAGTGGGAGGCGCTCTCGTGGCCTCTACCTTAACTACCATCGTTGTTTTTCTTCCCATCGTTTATTTGCATGGCGCTTCGGGTGAATTATTTAAAGATCAGGCATGGACGGTTGCTTTTTCTCTTCTTTCTTCTTTATTTGTGGCTCTTTTAATTATCCCTATACTAAGTGTATTATTGCTGGGCAGACGTCCTGATAAAATTAAATTGCAGCATAAAACATATCCTCGTTATTCACGCTTTTTAAGCGGAATGATCGATCATAGATATTGGGTGATATTGGGCGCGACTGTATTGGTGGTCCTAAGTTATTTTTCTATTTCATTGGTAGGAAGCGAATTTATGCCCCAGGCTAAAACACGTGAGTTTTCTATTGAAGTGACCTTGCCTGCGGGAGCAGGTCTGGAAAGGACCGCTTCTACCATGCACTCCATGGAAGAGATGATAAGAGAAGGACTGAATGGGCATTGGGCACATGTTTATGCACATTCCGGACCTCAAACAGATTTGTCGGGAACTGATAAAAGTGTTTTTGAAGGTGAAAATACTGGTTTTATAAAGATTATATTAAACGAGGATACTCCTTATTCAACGGATGATTTTATTCCTATTTTAAATAATTTGTTTTCTGGAATCTCTGGTCTGGAACTGGAATATATACAGGACGAAACTGCTTTGGGTGAGATTTTAGGTAATGATTCTGCACCCATTATCGTTGAGTTGATTGGTGATGATTTGGATGTGTTGGATAAACTGACAGATCAGGTATATGAAAGCCTAATAAATGAGGAAGAATTATATAATGTAAAAAGTTCTTTTGAGGAAGGTGTGCCGGAAGTAAATGTGGTTATTGATCGGTATCGAGCGGGTATTTTTAATATTACAGCTTCTTCTATTATCACGCAGTTACAAGAGTTTTTGATGGGTAAGGATGCTGGAAGCATTGAAAGTGAGGGGGAACTAACAGATATCACGCTAAAAATGCCCGATTATGAATTGAAAGATCTGAATAATTTTGTGATTGAAAATGGTGATGAGTCTTATCGACTTAGCGAACTTGCTCGCATCAGCATAGGTTCGTCACCTAAGGAAGTGATTCGTAATAACCAAAACCGTGTGGGACGAATATCTGCTCATATGAAAGGGAATATTCCTGTGGATAAATTGGCGCTGAGGATTGAAAGTGTTTTGTCGGAAATTGACATGCCCACTGGATATAGATACCAAATAAAAGGTGATGAGATGATGCGAAGGGAATCTTTTAGCAGTCTTTCATTTGCCTTGTTGTTATCCGTTATATTGGTGTATATGGTGATGGCTTCTCAGTTTGAGTCATTGATTCATCCTTTTACCATTTTGCTGACGATACCTTTGGCAGGAGTAGGAGCCATTGCAGCTTTCTTAATATTGGGTAAGTCATTGAATATTATGGCTTACATTGGACTGGTTATGCTGGCAGGTATTGCGGTAAATGATTCTATTATACT comes from the Saccharicrinis fermentans DSM 9555 = JCM 21142 genome and includes:
- a CDS encoding golvesin C-terminal-like domain-containing protein; amino-acid sequence: MHKPLFTVARFEVKTLLRSWFFRIFSLIAVGLLLAFNIGAATEIGNANWPDRMMVGGLPYMNLWVLNIVQAIIAVFLSADFLSRDKKLDTTEVIYVRNMSNFQYVAGKTLGILSVFGGLNLLVLAITFVINFVSPDAGFDIVTYVMYPLIISFPTLMFILGLSFFVMQLVRNQAVTFILVLGYIATTIFYLKGKHFGVWDFITFNTPLAYSSYVGFTNISQLVLIRGGYFLMGLSFILLTIFKLPRLSQTKLGSKVMIFPAIIIMLLALSGFAYHVIQNVHNESLIEQQAQQEKALPINAGYEISNYDIVLAHQGNKITGDVSFNVVNTAQNKVIKQLQFFFNNGLKVNEVLVNGSQASFSQKLNFLYVHGIKTPEKIFSLKVSFSGTPNDKLAYFDLSREEREGLHRYDPLVAGKKSCFSTSGYLLLTKESFWYPVVAERNAFRIQKFFTYNLKIKSSSGLHFISQGKKTEKDGWTYFKGDKPYTKVSLIGGPYLTKSVEVDSVQFAVSVRNDGFFFEKYFENLGDTLPSLIQEIKQDYERKLGVKYPYKRLSLVEIPLHFYAHFRGWSISNDNTQPEMIFVPEVGAGIRDFNLSSRVQSEQQRAKRDNKELLDKEMETNVFMNLIGNTFAQPVQGRRFFRSESNVGRTLDSWSAYSVFPLYYNYVYSLNEDDLPFLNMCLESYMLNRVHDSNGRFGRMSSTDKSILFLNKNKGSLKELADKEDLEISIADIMVTVGNNQFAIAQSRVGVDNFSIYIDSLLRTHQMQLIGQASVNKLITGDDGAESTINTNANVELPSFLFGKSQAYEFIDGNRKRYYVSIEVANKGETNGIIKASLQGGRGGRGGRGGGGRRGMSTSFEEIYLIEKGENVRIGIVVDNAPRMMSIHTYLSKNVPSDTRFPVADFKEAPVGFQAHVGKMPLDKEVSIIQANETIVDNEDEGFSVVNTSGRKTLKEVILTMQDEENVENGSEYKTLSFYRPATRWTPVLNSMSFGEFTKSVYYKKAGDGNAVAQFKAKLDVTGRYNVYAMIPSQRLGNFRGRDPKDASYIFTVHHDDGEDLVEVPIDQDESEWAFLGEYYFSEGEAIVELSDKTTKRVVIADAVKWVKL
- a CDS encoding TolC family protein, translated to MCHNKLRITLVLSGLLCASGIFSQRILSLQQAIEQAMKSSPLIQSSRLSLTQSEENLKAQRAALKSNFSLNVNPLDYTHERLFSDQFSEWYTVESYSSLGNLNISQPILWTDGVLSLNNTLQYRDNSSTSGFASGGGLKGFSNSLDLTLEQPLFTYNRTKVELQELELSYENAAMSYALQELSVENSVTQSFYKVYQSQMALNISREEYENRKQSYEIIKNKVEGGLTAKEELYQAELDLMTSESTMKDNEVTFENDKDNFKQMLGIDLEEEIMVLADISVVPVDVELDAAIQHGLTNRMELRQREIAIENGQFDLIRTNALNEFKGDLTLKFGLFGENEDVHNVFEDPTNSQNISVGLTIPLWDWGEKKARLKAAQAALEMKHNDLRDEEIDIKLTIRQVFRSLENNLRQIEIARKNLENAQLTYEINLEKYKNGDLTSMDLNLVQNQLTSKKNQLTNSIISYKLELLNMKIQSMYDFENNVPVTPQFTKK
- a CDS encoding efflux RND transporter periplasmic adaptor subunit, whose product is MFNKYIPIAFLGLVMMACNDQQNKFSADIAIPVTVEEVKLDNIQEVFTATGTIMSEYETTVTSEASGEYYLQVNPRTGEYYKMGDQIKKGEIIIKIKDLEYENEVNLEGAKIDLDISEMEYEKQKALYEKGGVTLRELVTGEKQLVTAKKTYENAIIQLNKMKVTAPFDGVITDLPYFSQGVEIEQGEDVLQLMSYKEMVMDLMLPESQITKVSLKQKAWITNYALPEDTIIGMLSEISPAIDVDSRTFKGRLVIDNREAKLRPGMFVKADIIVDKKDSVVVISKDAIVVRTDGKAVFVTRGETAREVKINTGMENNGRVEVLDGLKPEDRLIIKGFETLKDRSKIKVLNK
- a CDS encoding efflux RND transporter permease subunit, which encodes MKKLAQFSVNYPVTVAMIVLGIVLLGFISFSRLGTDLFPDLNNPRIVVEIEAGERPPEEIEKQFIEPMEGTIIRQSGVTNVGSLSKVGSAQITVEYNWDQDMDEAFLDLQKALTSYSQDEDIEELNIYRNDPNASPVMLAAVSNPDITDMDELRKVAQNYIRNELIRVDGIADVRLSGDETKEILIETDPYILESHNISSSTIVTKIENYNRNVSGGSIEDLGQKYIIKGVSIYQSPQDLGNLVVGQTLVSDESGQSKEVPLLLKDVATVSYKNQDPLNIVRLDGKRCIGLSIYKETKYNTVAAVDALNEGFEKVKKALPGYEITIIKNQGKFINDAIGEVKDSALIGVVFAVLVLFLFLRRIGTTLVVSAAIPISIIATFNLMYFNGLTLNIMTLGGLALGAGMLVDNAIIVVENIFSLLEKGRSLREAAVEGTAKVGGALVASTLTTIVVFLPIVYLHGASGELFKDQAWTVAFSLLSSLFVALLIIPILSVLLLGRRPDKIKLQHKTYPRYSRFLSGMIDHRYWVILGATVLVVLSYFSISLVGSEFMPQAKTREFSIEVTLPAGAGLERTASTMHSMEEMIREGLNGHWAHVYAHSGPQTDLSGTDKSVFEGENTGFIKIILNEDTPYSTDDFIPILNNLFSGISGLELEYIQDETALGEILGNDSAPIIVELIGDDLDVLDKLTDQVYESLINEEELYNVKSSFEEGVPEVNVVIDRYRAGIFNITASSIITQLQEFLMGKDAGSIESEGELTDITLKMPDYELKDLNNFVIENGDESYRLSELARISIGSSPKEVIRNNQNRVGRISAHMKGNIPVDKLALRIESVLSEIDMPTGYRYQIKGDEMMRRESFSSLSFALLLSVILVYMVMASQFESLIHPFTILLTIPLAGVGAIAAFLILGKSLNIMAYIGLVMLAGIAVNDSIILVDAINQLKKEGAKLKDAVITAANNRLRPIIMTSLTTILGLLPLTIGFGESSAIRSSMAIAVIGGLVTSTLLTLLVIPCVYYIFDGLFKKKNT